A single genomic interval of Bradyrhizobium sp. sBnM-33 harbors:
- the mdlC gene encoding benzoylformate decarboxylase, producing the protein MSSRKPAKAASVTVKDATFSLLRAFGIKRVFGNPGSTELPFLSDWPDDIDYVLGLQEASVVGMADGYAQATRNAGFVNLHSGAGVGNALGNIYTAHRNQTPLVITAGQQARSILPLQAFLYAERASEFPRPYVKYSVEPARAEDVPAAIARAYYVAMQPPCGPTFVSIPIDDWTRPTQPVEARHVSRELGPDPQAMKALVAALAASKRPALVVGPAVDRAEAVDLMVKVAEKAKAAVWVSPFSARCSFPERHPQFAGFLHASPGQLSDALRGHDLVVVIGAPVFTFHVEGHATIFDGATTIFQITDDPDAAAVTPSGASIVATMKPALSMLLDLLPETARAIPAGRVLPPAPAAADPLPVEFLLYQLSQAMPDNAALVEEAPSHRPAMQKFMPMRGQDSFYTMASGGLGYGLPAAVGIALGCPGVRTVCLIGDGSAMYSIQALWTAARRNLTLTVVVINNAGYGAMRSFSQVMQVRNVPGLELPGIDFVKLAESMGCHAVRVTKSSELAGALKHGLSHDGTSLIEVMVDSAVPLLYAQKG; encoded by the coding sequence ATGTCGTCCCGCAAACCAGCCAAAGCCGCTTCCGTCACCGTCAAGGACGCCACCTTCAGCCTGCTGCGCGCTTTCGGCATCAAGCGCGTGTTCGGCAATCCCGGCTCCACCGAACTGCCCTTCCTCAGCGACTGGCCCGATGACATCGACTACGTGCTCGGCCTGCAGGAGGCCTCCGTCGTCGGCATGGCTGATGGCTATGCGCAGGCGACCCGCAATGCCGGCTTCGTCAATTTGCATTCCGGCGCCGGCGTCGGCAACGCGCTTGGCAACATCTATACCGCCCATCGCAACCAGACGCCGCTCGTCATCACAGCCGGCCAGCAGGCGCGCTCGATCCTGCCGCTGCAGGCCTTTCTCTATGCCGAGCGCGCCTCGGAATTTCCGCGGCCCTATGTCAAATACAGCGTCGAGCCGGCGCGCGCCGAAGACGTGCCGGCCGCGATCGCGCGCGCCTATTACGTCGCGATGCAGCCGCCCTGCGGGCCGACCTTCGTCTCGATTCCGATCGACGATTGGACGCGCCCGACCCAGCCGGTCGAGGCCCGCCACGTCAGCCGCGAACTCGGCCCCGATCCGCAAGCGATGAAGGCGCTGGTCGCAGCACTCGCAGCCAGCAAGCGCCCGGCCCTCGTCGTAGGCCCCGCCGTCGACCGCGCCGAAGCCGTCGACCTCATGGTGAAGGTGGCGGAGAAGGCGAAGGCTGCCGTCTGGGTCAGCCCGTTCTCGGCGCGCTGCTCGTTCCCGGAACGCCATCCGCAATTTGCAGGCTTCCTGCACGCCTCGCCGGGACAGCTATCGGACGCGCTGCGCGGCCATGACCTCGTGGTCGTCATCGGCGCGCCGGTCTTCACCTTCCATGTCGAGGGCCATGCCACGATCTTCGATGGTGCCACCACGATCTTCCAGATCACCGACGATCCCGATGCCGCCGCGGTCACGCCGTCGGGCGCCAGCATCGTCGCCACCATGAAGCCCGCACTTTCAATGCTGCTCGACCTGCTGCCGGAAACCGCGCGCGCGATCCCGGCAGGCCGCGTGCTGCCGCCGGCCCCCGCAGCGGCCGATCCGCTCCCGGTCGAATTCCTGCTGTATCAGCTCTCGCAGGCCATGCCCGACAATGCAGCACTAGTGGAGGAAGCGCCCTCGCACCGCCCGGCGATGCAAAAGTTCATGCCGATGCGCGGCCAGGATAGTTTTTACACCATGGCAAGCGGTGGCCTCGGCTACGGCCTGCCCGCTGCCGTCGGCATCGCGCTCGGATGCCCCGGCGTCCGCACCGTCTGCCTGATCGGCGACGGCTCGGCGATGTATTCGATCCAGGCGCTGTGGACGGCGGCGCGGCGCAACCTGACACTGACCGTAGTGGTCATCAACAACGCGGGCTACGGCGCGATGCGCTCGTTCAGCCAAGTGATGCAGGTGCGCAACGTGCCGGGTCTCGAGCTGCCCGGCATCGATTTCGTGAAACTCGCGGAAAGCATGGGCTGTCACGCGGTGCGGGTGACGAAATCATCCGAACTCGCGGGCGCGCTCAAGCACGGGCTCTCTCATGACGGCACCAGCCTGATCGAAGTGATGGTCGATTCCGCCGTTCCGCTGCTCTATGCGCAGAAGGGGTAA
- a CDS encoding CaiB/BaiF CoA transferase family protein encodes MLPLEGLIVVSVEQAVAAPFCSSRLADAGAHVVKVERPEGDFARGYDAAAKGQSSYFVWLNRGKNSVVIDLATKEGRAELEELIASADVLLQNLKPGSMDKLGFSLDRLKKDYPALICCTISGYGDEGPYADRKAYDLLIQAESGLASITGGPEGPSRVGISVVDIATGATAHAAILEALIARGRTGRGADIRISMFDVMADWMAVPLINSEAGNPPKRMALAHPSIAPYGVFNSRDGKGILISIQSEREWKKLCAEVLDQPDLPNDPRFANMVERVRNRQLTDKVVSDSFASMMRAELLKRLDEADIAFAEVNTMADLSVHPHLRRIEVDTPNGQVSYAAPAAIFVGEPRHYGAVPAIGDHVELPKAPRIRSRQL; translated from the coding sequence ATGCTGCCATTGGAAGGATTGATCGTCGTCTCCGTCGAACAGGCGGTCGCAGCCCCATTCTGCAGCTCGCGGCTTGCGGACGCCGGCGCGCATGTCGTCAAGGTCGAACGCCCCGAGGGCGATTTCGCCCGCGGTTATGATGCCGCCGCCAAGGGCCAGAGCAGCTATTTCGTCTGGCTCAACCGCGGCAAGAATTCCGTAGTGATCGACCTCGCGACCAAAGAGGGCCGCGCTGAACTCGAAGAGCTGATCGCAAGCGCCGACGTGCTGCTGCAGAACCTCAAGCCCGGATCGATGGACAAGCTCGGCTTCTCGCTGGATCGTCTGAAGAAGGATTATCCCGCGCTGATCTGCTGCACCATCTCGGGCTATGGCGACGAGGGCCCCTATGCCGACCGCAAGGCATACGATCTCTTGATCCAGGCCGAGAGCGGACTTGCCTCGATCACCGGCGGCCCCGAGGGCCCGTCGCGCGTCGGCATCTCCGTCGTCGATATCGCGACCGGCGCCACCGCGCATGCGGCGATCCTCGAGGCGCTGATCGCGCGGGGACGCACCGGCCGGGGCGCCGATATCCGGATCTCGATGTTCGACGTGATGGCCGACTGGATGGCGGTGCCGCTGATCAATTCGGAAGCCGGCAATCCGCCGAAGCGGATGGCGCTGGCCCATCCCTCGATCGCGCCCTATGGCGTGTTCAATTCCAGGGACGGCAAGGGCATCTTGATCTCGATCCAGAGCGAGCGCGAGTGGAAGAAGCTCTGCGCCGAGGTGCTCGATCAGCCCGACCTGCCCAATGATCCGCGCTTTGCCAACATGGTCGAGCGCGTGCGCAACCGCCAGCTCACCGACAAGGTGGTCTCGGATAGTTTCGCCTCGATGATGCGCGCTGAACTCTTGAAGCGCCTCGACGAGGCCGACATCGCCTTCGCCGAGGTCAACACGATGGCCGACCTCTCGGTGCATCCGCATCTGCGCCGCATCGAGGTCGATACGCCGAACGGCCAGGTGAGTTACGCCGCCCCCGCCGCGATCTTCGTCGGCGAGCCCAGGCACTATGGCGCGGTGCCCGCCATCGGCGACCATGTTGAACTGCCCAAAGCTCCCCGTATCAGGAGCCGCCAGTTATGA
- a CDS encoding MaoC family dehydratase N-terminal domain-containing protein, with amino-acid sequence MTEALNLDHLRQWIGRSTEASDIVTAQLVKGLRATLFQDIGDPKTGDAAPWTTHWCLAQPVFPMSQLGPDGHPTRGGFLPPVPLPRRMWAGGEIEFLQPLRVGDETTRTSRISDVTMKTGSTGVLCFVSVEHTITTPRGVAIRERQDIVYRDVGSAAAASPPKAPPPPPVARHRETHVSDPVLLFRYSALTFNGHRIHYDRDYVTKVEGYPGLIFHGPLQAALLVEFAAKLHGDSAPKKFSYRGLQPLFEGSEFSINANETHAGMELWIANAEGQPTMNGTATW; translated from the coding sequence ATGACAGAAGCTCTCAACCTCGATCATCTGCGCCAATGGATCGGCCGCAGCACCGAAGCGTCAGACATCGTCACCGCGCAACTGGTGAAGGGCTTGCGCGCCACCCTGTTCCAGGACATCGGCGACCCTAAGACGGGCGACGCCGCACCCTGGACCACGCATTGGTGCCTGGCGCAGCCGGTGTTTCCGATGTCGCAGCTCGGCCCGGACGGCCATCCGACCCGCGGCGGTTTCCTGCCGCCGGTGCCGCTGCCGCGCCGGATGTGGGCCGGCGGCGAAATCGAATTCCTCCAGCCTTTGCGCGTCGGCGATGAGACGACACGCACGTCGCGCATTTCAGACGTGACGATGAAGACGGGCTCCACCGGCGTCCTGTGCTTCGTCTCCGTCGAACACACGATCACGACGCCGCGCGGGGTTGCTATCCGCGAGCGGCAGGACATCGTCTATCGCGACGTTGGGAGCGCTGCCGCCGCTTCGCCGCCGAAAGCTCCTCCGCCGCCGCCGGTCGCACGGCATCGCGAAACCCATGTCAGCGATCCCGTGCTGCTGTTTCGTTACTCGGCGCTGACCTTCAACGGCCACCGTATTCATTACGATCGCGACTACGTCACCAAGGTCGAGGGCTATCCCGGCCTGATCTTTCACGGCCCCTTGCAGGCCGCGCTGCTCGTTGAATTCGCCGCCAAACTTCACGGCGACAGCGCGCCGAAGAAATTCAGTTATCGCGGCCTGCAGCCGCTGTTCGAAGGCAGCGAGTTCTCGATCAACGCCAACGAAACCCACGCCGGCATGGAGCTGTGGATCGCGAATGCGGAAGGGCAGCCGACAATGAACGGCACGGCGACGTGGTGA